The Stenotrophomonas maltophilia genome includes a region encoding these proteins:
- the hisC gene encoding histidinol-phosphate transaminase encodes MNAAIDDVLALVRPDLQAFAGYSSARSAAVQGEVWLNANESAWANPADAAGSSRRYPEPQPLALREGLAALYGVTPQQLLIGRGSDEAIDLLVRALCVPGRDGVLVTPPVFGMYAVCARLQGAALIEVPLVDSEDGLRADLDAVIDTARARNAKLVFLCAPSNPAGSDIALDEVERVAVALRGQALVVVDEAYVEYAQRPSATTLLAVHANLAVLRTLSKAHALAAARIGTLIAAPELIAVLRRCQAPYPVPTPCAELAVQALQPAALARTAERVATVIAERERLRTALASLPGVRRVYASSGNYLLVRFADAQAAFDTLLAAGVVVRDQRAAPQLGDALRISIGSPEENDRVLAALSARRAAA; translated from the coding sequence ATGAACGCGGCTATCGATGATGTGCTGGCACTGGTTCGCCCGGATCTGCAGGCCTTCGCCGGCTACAGCTCGGCGCGCAGCGCGGCGGTGCAGGGCGAGGTCTGGTTGAACGCCAATGAATCGGCCTGGGCCAATCCCGCTGATGCCGCGGGCAGCAGCCGGCGCTATCCCGAACCGCAGCCGTTGGCATTGCGCGAGGGACTGGCGGCGCTGTACGGCGTGACGCCACAGCAGCTGCTGATCGGTCGCGGCAGCGACGAAGCCATTGATCTGCTGGTGCGTGCCCTGTGCGTGCCGGGCCGCGATGGCGTACTGGTCACGCCGCCGGTGTTCGGCATGTACGCCGTCTGCGCACGCCTGCAGGGCGCCGCATTGATTGAAGTGCCGCTGGTGGACAGCGAGGATGGCCTGCGCGCCGATCTGGATGCGGTGATCGACACCGCCAGGGCGCGCAATGCCAAGCTGGTGTTCCTGTGCGCACCGTCGAACCCGGCCGGCAGTGATATCGCCCTGGACGAGGTCGAACGGGTGGCGGTTGCGTTGCGCGGGCAGGCACTGGTGGTGGTGGACGAGGCCTATGTCGAGTACGCGCAGCGTCCGTCGGCGACCACGTTGCTGGCCGTGCACGCCAACCTGGCGGTGCTGCGCACGCTGTCGAAAGCACACGCACTCGCGGCCGCGCGCATTGGAACGCTGATCGCCGCGCCGGAACTAATTGCCGTGCTGCGCCGCTGCCAGGCGCCGTATCCGGTGCCGACCCCGTGCGCGGAACTGGCCGTGCAGGCCCTGCAGCCGGCCGCGCTGGCACGCACCGCCGAGCGCGTGGCCACGGTCATCGCCGAGCGCGAACGCCTGCGAACGGCACTGGCCAGCCTGCCCGGTGTACGCCGGGTGTACGCCTCGTCCGGCAACTACCTGCTGGTCCGCTTCGCCGATGCGCAGGCGGCGTTCGATACGCTGCTTGCTGCAGGGGTGGTGGTGCGCGACCAGCGCGCCGCGCCGCAGCTGGGCGATGCGCTTCGCATCAGCATCGGCAGCCCGGAAGAGAATGACCGCGTGCTCGCGGCCCTGTCGGCGCGGAGGGCCGCAGCATGA
- the hisD gene encoding histidinol dehydrogenase, whose translation MNRLIWSRLDEAARSAALTRPVQTVAQQTRDAVATLIAQVRGQGDDALRAITARFDGVELPSFEVSEAEFAAADAAVPAELRQAMVEAAERIARFHAAGMGTGYAVETAPGVVCERMLRPIGRVGLYVPAGSAPLPSTALMLGVPAQLAGCPQVVLCTPPRADGTADPAVLVAARLTGVQRVFKLGGAQAIAAMAYGTASIPACDKLFGPGNSFVTEAKQQVAQDGAAAIDMPAGPSEVLVIADAGANPAFVAADLLSQAEHGPDSQVLLLTDDTAMLAAVEAEVERQVALLPRQQIARQALSASRLIQVDSLDEAFAISNRYAPEHLILALRDPRAWLDKVQAAGSVFLGDYTPEALGDYCSGTNHVLPTAGAARAYSGVSVASFQNLISVQSASAAGLAAIGGCARIIASAEGLDAHERAVAVRMEVAA comes from the coding sequence ATGAACCGTCTGATCTGGTCCCGACTTGATGAGGCCGCGCGCAGTGCGGCACTGACCCGCCCGGTGCAGACCGTGGCGCAGCAGACCCGCGATGCGGTGGCTACGCTGATTGCACAGGTGCGCGGGCAGGGCGATGACGCGCTACGTGCGATTACCGCACGTTTCGACGGCGTCGAGCTGCCATCGTTCGAAGTGAGCGAAGCCGAGTTCGCAGCGGCCGATGCCGCCGTCCCCGCCGAGCTGCGCCAGGCGATGGTCGAAGCTGCCGAACGCATCGCCCGTTTCCACGCCGCCGGCATGGGTACGGGGTATGCCGTGGAAACCGCACCGGGCGTGGTCTGCGAACGCATGCTGCGCCCGATCGGCCGGGTGGGCCTGTATGTGCCGGCCGGCAGCGCACCGCTGCCGTCCACCGCGTTGATGCTGGGCGTGCCCGCGCAGCTGGCCGGCTGCCCGCAGGTGGTGCTGTGCACGCCGCCACGCGCCGACGGCACGGCCGATCCTGCGGTGCTGGTGGCCGCACGCCTGACCGGTGTGCAGCGCGTGTTCAAGCTGGGCGGCGCCCAGGCCATCGCTGCGATGGCTTACGGCACGGCCAGCATTCCGGCCTGTGACAAGCTGTTCGGGCCGGGCAACAGCTTCGTCACCGAAGCCAAGCAGCAGGTCGCACAGGACGGCGCCGCCGCCATCGACATGCCGGCCGGTCCCTCCGAAGTGCTGGTGATTGCCGATGCAGGTGCAAACCCGGCGTTCGTTGCAGCCGACCTGCTGTCGCAGGCCGAGCACGGCCCGGATTCGCAGGTGCTGCTGCTGACCGACGATACCGCGATGCTGGCGGCGGTCGAGGCTGAAGTCGAGCGCCAGGTGGCCTTGCTGCCGCGCCAGCAGATCGCACGCCAGGCGCTGTCGGCCTCGCGGCTGATCCAGGTCGACTCGTTGGACGAAGCCTTCGCGATCAGCAACCGCTATGCACCGGAGCACCTGATCCTGGCATTGCGTGATCCGCGTGCGTGGCTGGACAAGGTGCAGGCGGCCGGCTCGGTGTTCCTGGGTGATTACACCCCCGAGGCACTGGGCGACTACTGCAGCGGCACCAACCACGTGCTGCCCACCGCGGGTGCCGCACGTGCCTACAGTGGTGTCAGTGTGGCCAGCTTCCAGAACCTGATCAGCGTGCAGAGCGCCAGCGCCGCCGGCCTGGCAGCGATTGGCGGCTGCGCGCGCATCATCGCCAGTGCCGAAGGCCTGGATGCACATGAACGTGCGGTCGCAGTGCGCATGGAGGTGGCAGCATGA
- the hisB gene encoding bifunctional histidinol-phosphatase/imidazoleglycerol-phosphate dehydratase HisB — MTPILFIDRDGTLIEEPSDFQIDAYEKLRFVPQVIPALLKLRDAGYQFVIVTNQDGLGSDSYPRASFDGPNELMLQIFESQGITFRDVLIDCSWPHDNAPTRKPAIGLMTAYLQDRSIDWARSGMVGDRITDLQFAENLNIRGFQLRTAQFGGEWDWPGIAHALADAPRTAVVQRNTKETKIRVELDLDCAGDARISTGLPFFDHMLEQIGKHGGFALDIQAEGDLHIDEHHTIEDTGLALGQALREALGDKRGIGRYGFTLPMDETLASAALDFSGRPYFVFEGEFKRERVGDMPTELVPHFFRSLCDASGLNLNLQVRGDNDHHKVEACFKALARALRPALARQGTALPSTKGAL; from the coding sequence ATGACCCCGATCCTGTTCATCGACCGCGACGGCACCCTCATCGAGGAGCCGTCCGATTTCCAGATCGACGCCTACGAGAAGCTGCGCTTCGTGCCGCAGGTGATCCCGGCGCTGCTGAAGCTGCGGGATGCCGGCTACCAGTTCGTGATCGTCACCAACCAGGATGGCCTGGGCAGCGACAGCTACCCGCGTGCCAGCTTCGATGGCCCCAACGAGCTGATGCTGCAGATCTTCGAAAGCCAGGGCATCACTTTCCGTGACGTGCTGATCGACTGCAGCTGGCCGCACGACAATGCGCCGACCCGCAAGCCGGCCATCGGACTGATGACGGCTTATCTGCAGGACCGCAGCATCGACTGGGCGCGTTCGGGCATGGTCGGCGATCGCATCACCGACCTGCAGTTTGCCGAAAACCTCAACATCCGCGGTTTCCAGCTGCGCACCGCGCAGTTTGGTGGCGAGTGGGATTGGCCGGGCATTGCCCATGCGCTGGCCGATGCGCCGCGCACCGCCGTGGTCCAGCGCAACACGAAAGAAACGAAGATCCGCGTCGAACTGGACCTGGATTGCGCGGGTGATGCACGCATCTCCACCGGCCTGCCGTTCTTCGACCACATGCTGGAACAGATCGGCAAGCACGGTGGCTTCGCGCTGGACATCCAGGCCGAGGGTGACCTGCACATCGACGAACACCACACCATCGAGGATACGGGGCTGGCCCTGGGCCAGGCGCTGCGCGAGGCGCTGGGCGACAAGCGCGGCATCGGCCGCTACGGTTTCACCCTGCCGATGGACGAGACGCTGGCCAGCGCTGCGCTGGACTTCAGTGGCCGCCCGTACTTCGTGTTCGAGGGCGAGTTCAAGCGCGAACGCGTGGGCGATATGCCGACCGAGCTGGTGCCGCATTTCTTCCGCTCGCTGTGCGATGCCAGCGGCCTGAACCTCAACCTGCAGGTACGCGGCGACAACGATCACCACAAGGTGGAGGCGTGCTTCAAGGCCCTGGCCCGCGCGCTGCGTCCGGCGCTGGCCCGGCAGGGCACGGCACTGCCGAGCACCAAGGGGGCGCTGTGA
- the hisG gene encoding ATP phosphoribosyltransferase, which yields MSATQAAPARDRLRIAIQKSGRLAEPARNLLSACGLSWRESRDKLFCYGESLPVDLLLVRDDDIPGLIADGVCDLGIVGRNELDEQAAARRQIGLPDAYQALRGLGFGQCRLMLAVPEEWQWQGPAQLAGARIATSYPAILKQWLAEQGVDAQVVELSGSVEIAPRLGTADLICDLVSSGATLRANQLTPVHNLLDSEAVLAGAVRVPDDVRASLRAMLLRRLDGVVQRQDRKLLMFRASEDRVDALAQLLADAEPLVRLPADGGALRLQTMCPGPLSWQRMEELERAGAQGLMVLSVERSLA from the coding sequence ATGAGTGCAACCCAGGCAGCGCCGGCACGAGACCGGCTGCGTATCGCCATCCAGAAGAGTGGCCGGCTGGCCGAACCCGCGCGCAACCTGCTCAGCGCCTGCGGCCTGAGCTGGCGCGAGAGCCGCGACAAGCTGTTCTGCTACGGCGAATCGCTGCCGGTGGACCTGCTGCTGGTGCGCGACGACGACATCCCCGGCCTGATCGCCGACGGCGTCTGCGACCTCGGCATCGTCGGCCGCAACGAGCTGGACGAGCAGGCTGCGGCACGTCGCCAGATCGGCCTGCCGGATGCCTACCAGGCACTGCGCGGACTGGGCTTTGGCCAGTGCCGGCTGATGCTGGCGGTACCCGAGGAGTGGCAGTGGCAGGGACCGGCGCAGCTGGCCGGTGCCCGCATTGCCACCAGCTACCCGGCCATCCTCAAGCAATGGCTGGCCGAACAGGGCGTGGACGCACAGGTGGTCGAGCTGTCCGGGTCGGTGGAAATCGCCCCGCGCCTGGGTACCGCCGACCTGATCTGCGATCTGGTCTCCAGCGGCGCCACGCTGCGCGCCAACCAGCTGACCCCGGTGCACAACCTGCTCGACAGCGAGGCGGTGCTGGCCGGTGCGGTGCGCGTGCCGGATGATGTACGTGCATCGCTGCGCGCGATGCTGCTGCGCCGCCTCGACGGCGTGGTGCAGCGCCAGGACCGCAAGCTGTTGATGTTCCGCGCCAGCGAGGATCGCGTCGACGCGCTGGCGCAGCTGCTGGCCGATGCCGAGCCGCTGGTGCGGCTGCCGGCCGACGGCGGCGCACTGCGCCTGCAGACCATGTGCCCGGGCCCGCTGAGCTGGCAGCGCATGGAGGAACTCGAGCGCGCCGGCGCGCAGGGCTTGATGGTACTGAGCGTGGAGCGGTCGCTGGCATGA